From a region of the Pieris rapae chromosome 22, ilPieRapa1.1, whole genome shotgun sequence genome:
- the LOC110992861 gene encoding succinate dehydrogenase assembly factor 2-A, mitochondrial, producing MLRLRHAFSTIRIMQSIRLLSDNTQFVDTTYMEIPIYNVDKPQSLEKRKARLHYQSRKRGMLENDLLLSTFAKKYLDGFSEEQTILYDRLINSPSNDWDIFYWIVEKQETPKEFDNEIMDLLKKHAKNEDRIALSQPPLH from the exons ATGTTGCGCTTAAGAcat GCTTTTAGTACTATAAGAATTATGCAAAGTATTCGATTACTAAGCGATAATACACAATTTGTGGATACAACATATATGGAAATTCCTATCTACAATGTTGATAAGCCACAGTCATTAGAGAAAAGAAAGGCGag GCTTCACTACCAATCTCGCAAAAGAGGCATGCTTGAAAATGATCTTCTTTTAAGTACCTTTGctaaaaaatacttagatGGGTTCTCGGAGGAACAAACCATATTGTATGACAGGCTTATTAATTCACCAAGCAATGATTGGGATATTTTCTACTGGATTGTAGAAAAACAGGAAACTCCAAAGGAATTTGATAATGAAATTATggatttacttaaaaaacatGCTAAGAATGAAGACCGTATTGCTTTGTCACAGCCACCTCTACATTAG